One genomic window of Struthio camelus isolate bStrCam1 chromosome 1, bStrCam1.hap1, whole genome shotgun sequence includes the following:
- the LOC138065857 gene encoding uncharacterized protein: MGRKRCLRAGGRSRFPPARRPAASAAALGEAGRGLGAAAAAALALLTPSATCASVPAAREAVGQPEPNVTGRQTSKIQRLRIQTPERSQRKGGFLSSSPPLSAASQALGISVTLSLCRQNFLASHAIKNRSAVFALPKTACATKTRQRRYFPQLPKSSSIKKALANDRPSNEAAAPLCVRPRCSAQKRCSFPFAQLLRLPQAAGLPRLLAGLRTHTLGMAPAA; the protein is encoded by the exons ATGGGGAG GAAGCGGTGCCTCCGCGCCGGCGGCAGGAGCCGcttccctcccgcccgccggccggccgcctccgccgctgCGCTGGGCGAAGCGGGCCGCGGCctgggggcggccgccgccgcggcccttgCGCTGCTCACGCCCTCGGCCACCTGCGCCAGCGTCCCAGCAGCTCGTGAGGCGGTCGGCCAGCCTGAGCCAAACGTGACGGGACGGCAGACGTCAAAAATACA GCGACTGAGAATCCAAACGCCAGAGCGATCTCAGAGGAAAGGAGGCTTCCTCAGTTCTAGTCCACCACTCAGTGCTGCTTCCCAGGCACTTGGAATTAG tgTCACACTGAGTCTCTGCCGTCAAAATTTCCTAGCCAGTCATGCAATCAAGAACAGATCAGCTGTGTTCGCGTTGCCAAAGACAGCTTGTGCCACAAAGACTCGTCAGCGTCGCTACTTCCCACAACTTCCGAAGAGCAGCTCCATAAAGAAGGCTTTAG CAAATGACCGACCAAGCAACGAAGCGGCAGCTCCCCTTTGTGTTCGTCCACGATGCTCTGCCCAGAAGCGATGCTCTTTCCCCTTCGCTCAGCTGCTCAGGCTTccccaggctgcagggctgccaAGGCTGCTAGCGGGGCTTCGGACACATACGCTGGGCATGGCCCCGGCCGCCTGA